In the Arachis ipaensis cultivar K30076 chromosome B10, Araip1.1, whole genome shotgun sequence genome, one interval contains:
- the LOC107623685 gene encoding cytochrome P450 90A1-like, translating into MIFTQCVVNETLRMANIIGGIFRRATTDININGYTIPKGWKVFASFRAVHLNPNHFKDARSFNPWRWQNNSEATIPVNVYTPFGGGPRLCPGYELARVVLSVFLHRFITIFSWVPAEEDKLVFFPTTRTQKRYPIIVKRREESSPCI; encoded by the exons ATGATCTTTACTCAATGC GTCGTGAATGAGACCTTAAGGATGGCGAACATAATTGGTGGAATATTCCGGAGAGCAACCACAGACATAAATATAAATG GTTACACAATTCCAAAGGGATGGAAGGTATTTGCATCATTTCGTGCTGTACATCTTAACCCAAACCATTTCAAAGATGCACGCAGCTTCAATCCTTGGAGATGGCAG AATAACTCAGAGGCAACGATCCCTGTAAATGTATACACACCATTTGGAGGAGGGCCAAGGCTGTGCCCTGGCTATGAGCTTGCCAGGGTTGTTCTTTCGGTCTTCCTTCACCGCTTCATCACCATCTTCAG TTGGGTCCCGGCTGAGGAAGATAAGTTGGTGTTCTTCCCTACGACTAGGACGCAGAAGAGGTATCCCATCATAGTGAAGCGTAGGGAGGAGTCAAGTCCTTGTATATAG